A stretch of Henckelia pumila isolate YLH828 chromosome 4, ASM3356847v2, whole genome shotgun sequence DNA encodes these proteins:
- the LOC140861407 gene encoding probable magnesium transporter NIPA4 — translation MGQVTLAHIILRERLHIFGLGSVLCVVGSTTIVLHAPQEREIESVKEVWDLATEPAFLFYAFLVMAIVLVLVFHYIPEYGQTHIMSYIGVCSLVSSLSVMSVKALGISLKLTLSGMIQLIYLNYLNKALDTFNTVVVSPIYNVMFKSLTILASMIMFKVINYSS, via the exons atggGACAAGTAACACTTGCGCACATTATTTTGAGGGAGAGACTGCATATTTTTGGTCTTGGCTCTGTTTTGTGTGTTGTGGGCTCGACAACTATTGTCTTGCATGCTCCACAAGAACGTGAGATTGAATCTGTGAAAGAAGTTTGGGACCTTGCCACTGAGCCGG CTTTTCTCTTCTATGCATTTCTGGTGATGGCAATTGTCCTCGTACTAGTATTTCATTATATTCCAGAATATGGACAGACACATATAATGTCTTACATTGGTGTTTGTTCACTAGTTAGCTCCTTATCG GTCATGAGCGTAAAAGCACTAGGAATTTCATTGAAGTTGACATTATCAGGAATGATTCAGCTAATATATCTGAATTACTTGAAtaag GCTCTCGACACATTCAACACTGTTGTGGTTTCACCTATTTACAATGTCATGTTCAAATCCTTAACTATACTGGCAAGTATGATCATGTTCAAGGTGATTAACTATTCATCTTAA